One window of the Salvia miltiorrhiza cultivar Shanhuang (shh) chromosome 6, IMPLAD_Smil_shh, whole genome shotgun sequence genome contains the following:
- the LOC130988629 gene encoding cytosolic enolase 3-like isoform X2, whose amino-acid sequence MYLGNGVCSAGKNVNEKISEALIGMDPTLQVQIDQAMIDLDKTNKKGELGANAILAVSMAACRAGVAEKEVPLYKHIADLASKTSYHLLVPAFTLTGGGNHAGNNLAIQFEKALQIGAETYHHLKVELRLGECIMRLEKQLAEERVARLEIELKTC is encoded by the exons ATGTATCTTGGTAATGGTGTATGTAGTGCTGGCAAGAATGTTAATGAGAAAATATCTGAAGCTTTAATTGGTATGGATCCAACTCTCCAAGTTCAAATTGATCAAGCCATGATAGACTTGGACAAGACAAATAAAAAG GGTGAACTTGGGGCAAATGCAATTCTAGCAGTCTCAATGGCTGCTTGCAGAGCAGGGGTAGCTGAAAAAGAG GTCCCATTATACAAACACATTGCCGATTTAGCTAGCAAAACAAGTTATCACCTTCTTGTTCCAGCTTTCACTCTCACAGGTGGCGGAAACCATGCTGGGAACAATCTTGCCATTCAG TTTGAGAAGGCATTGCAGATAGGAGCTGAGACATATCATCATCTAAAG GTCGAGTTGAGGTTGGGGGAGTGCATTATGAGGCTGGAGAAGCAGTTGGCCGAGGAGAGGGTTGCTCGGTTGGAGATAGAGTTGAAGACATGTTAA
- the LOC130988629 gene encoding cytosolic enolase 3-like isoform X1: protein MYLGNGVCSAGKNVNEKISEALIGMDPTLQVQIDQAMIDLDKTNKKGELGANAILAVSMAACRAGVAEKEVPLYKHIADLASKTSYHLLVPAFTLTGGGNHAGNNLAIQEIMILRVGAKKFEKALQIGAETYHHLKVELRLGECIMRLEKQLAEERVARLEIELKTC from the exons ATGTATCTTGGTAATGGTGTATGTAGTGCTGGCAAGAATGTTAATGAGAAAATATCTGAAGCTTTAATTGGTATGGATCCAACTCTCCAAGTTCAAATTGATCAAGCCATGATAGACTTGGACAAGACAAATAAAAAG GGTGAACTTGGGGCAAATGCAATTCTAGCAGTCTCAATGGCTGCTTGCAGAGCAGGGGTAGCTGAAAAAGAG GTCCCATTATACAAACACATTGCCGATTTAGCTAGCAAAACAAGTTATCACCTTCTTGTTCCAGCTTTCACTCTCACAGGTGGCGGAAACCATGCTGGGAACAATCTTGCCATTCAG GAAATCATGATCCTTCGTGTTGGGGCAAAAAAGTTTGAGAAGGCATTGCAGATAGGAGCTGAGACATATCATCATCTAAAG GTCGAGTTGAGGTTGGGGGAGTGCATTATGAGGCTGGAGAAGCAGTTGGCCGAGGAGAGGGTTGCTCGGTTGGAGATAGAGTTGAAGACATGTTAA
- the LOC130988629 gene encoding cytosolic enolase 3-like isoform X3, protein MYLGNGVCSAGKNVNEKISEALIGMDPTLQVQIDQAMIDLDKTNKKGELGANAILAVSMAACRAGVAEKEVPLYKHIADLASKTSYHLLVPAFTLTGGGNHAGNNLAIQVELRLGECIMRLEKQLAEERVARLEIELKTC, encoded by the exons ATGTATCTTGGTAATGGTGTATGTAGTGCTGGCAAGAATGTTAATGAGAAAATATCTGAAGCTTTAATTGGTATGGATCCAACTCTCCAAGTTCAAATTGATCAAGCCATGATAGACTTGGACAAGACAAATAAAAAG GGTGAACTTGGGGCAAATGCAATTCTAGCAGTCTCAATGGCTGCTTGCAGAGCAGGGGTAGCTGAAAAAGAG GTCCCATTATACAAACACATTGCCGATTTAGCTAGCAAAACAAGTTATCACCTTCTTGTTCCAGCTTTCACTCTCACAGGTGGCGGAAACCATGCTGGGAACAATCTTGCCATTCAG GTCGAGTTGAGGTTGGGGGAGTGCATTATGAGGCTGGAGAAGCAGTTGGCCGAGGAGAGGGTTGCTCGGTTGGAGATAGAGTTGAAGACATGTTAA
- the LOC130988629 gene encoding cytosolic enolase 3-like isoform X4 has translation MAACRAGVAEKEVPLYKHIADLASKTSYHLLVPAFTLTGGGNHAGNNLAIQEIMILRVGAKKFEKALQIGAETYHHLKVELRLGECIMRLEKQLAEERVARLEIELKTC, from the exons ATGGCTGCTTGCAGAGCAGGGGTAGCTGAAAAAGAG GTCCCATTATACAAACACATTGCCGATTTAGCTAGCAAAACAAGTTATCACCTTCTTGTTCCAGCTTTCACTCTCACAGGTGGCGGAAACCATGCTGGGAACAATCTTGCCATTCAG GAAATCATGATCCTTCGTGTTGGGGCAAAAAAGTTTGAGAAGGCATTGCAGATAGGAGCTGAGACATATCATCATCTAAAG GTCGAGTTGAGGTTGGGGGAGTGCATTATGAGGCTGGAGAAGCAGTTGGCCGAGGAGAGGGTTGCTCGGTTGGAGATAGAGTTGAAGACATGTTAA